A stretch of the Perca fluviatilis chromosome 17, GENO_Pfluv_1.0, whole genome shotgun sequence genome encodes the following:
- the LOC120545302 gene encoding uncharacterized protein LOC120545302, producing MASTPRRRRRRSIDIPSELMDKLKNHSASFIREVDSSEPKMRPIVREFREIADEVRKMQETTDEVRRAAADVLEVTTFGILLGLLTGRAAGAVALAVTAGGARVLPARALALRAATILSAVAAGLGAAAAAGAGATGAAVVAAVGRIAAVIAAGSAIVVAGANVTKERSESGSVNKVKQLRTDLMEIVEPLKKALEEIKRTCEEMKQRSAEDQAEITLTDMEALQRIIRVVFELGSGDGVLSAMWKVFRLTSTPEEDRKLTDSIIQSADLCQKVIDDLKKMKEDLKDFTEQ from the coding sequence ATGGCTTCAAcaccaagaagaagaagaagaaggagcaTAGACATCCCATCTGAATTAATGGACAAACTCAAAAATCATTCAGCTTCATTCATCAGAGAGGTTGACAGCAGTGAACCGAAGATGAGACCGATTGTTAGAGAGTTTAGGGAGATCGCTGATGAAGTCAGAAAGATGCAGGAGACAACAGATGAAGTcagaagagcagcagcagatgtACTAGAAGTCACAACCTTTGGCATTCTGTTGGGCTTACTTACAGGCAGAGCAGCAGGAGCAGTAGCATTAGCAGTAACAGCAGGAGGGGCAAGAGTATTACCAGCAAGAGCATTAGCATTAAGGGCAGCAACAATACTATCAGCAGTAGCAGCAGGATTaggagcagcagctgcagcaggagcAGGAGCAACAggagcagcagtagtagcagcagtaggaAGAATAGCAGCAGTAATAGCTGCAGGATCAGCCATTGTTGTTGCTGGTGCAAATGTTACAAAAGAGAGATCAGAGAGTGGAagtgtaaataaagtaaaacagcTGAGGACAGACTTAATGGAGATCGTTGAACCACTGAAGAAGGCCCTGGAAGAAATAAAGAGGACGTGTGAGGAAATGAAGCAAAGATCAGCTGAAGATCAGGCTGAAATCACTTTGACAGACATGGAGGCGTTACAGAGGATTATTAGAGTAGTGTTTGAACTGGGGAGTGGTGATGGAGTATTGTCTGCTATGTGGAAAGTCTTCAGACTCACTTCGACCCCTGAAGAGGACAGAAAGTTAACAGACTCCATCATCCAGTCAGCTGATCTCTGTCAGAAAGTCATCGATGACTTGAAGAAGATGAAGGAAGATCTCAAAGACTTCACAGAACAGTGA
- the LOC120545310 gene encoding uncharacterized protein LOC120545310 codes for MASKPRRRWSKELPPDLSELMGQLKNHSASFIREFDNNEDRMRQIKGELEETTAEVRKMQKRLAARIRAIILAGLVVAAALAVTVAVTVADGGARKASTSLTATPIATWAEKPEAALIPAAAERQVGVLAEGAVGIVPVILVVAAAVALVAVIGGVVDANARQSIHENRSIKKVEELGKEFMEMVDPLKKDLEEIKRMCEKLEQRSAELQAGITLRDMEELQRSLRRVSEDRREIIHLADLCSRVVDDCEKMKEELKDFK; via the coding sequence ATGGCTTCAAAACCAAGAAGAAGATGGAGCAAAGAACTGCCTCCAGATCTGTCTGAATTAATGGGCCAACTTAAAAATCATTCAGCGTCATTCATCAGAGAGTTTGACAACAATGAAGACAGGATGAGACAGATTAAAGGAGAGTTAGAAGAGACCACTGCTGAAGTCAGAAAGATGCAGAAGAGATTAGCAGCAAGAATAAGAGCCATTATTCTGGCAGGgttagtagtagcagcagcactAGCAGTAACAGTAGCAGTAACAGTAGCTGATGGAGGAGCAAGGAAAGCATCCACATCTCTTACAGCAACACCAATAGCTACATGGGCAGAAAAACCAGAAGCAGCCCTGattcctgcagcagcagaaagACAAGTAGGAGTTCTAGCAGAAGGAGCAGTAGGAATAGTACCAGTGATTCttgtagtagcagcagcagtagcattAGTAGCTGTTATTGGAGGTGTTGTTGATGCAAATGCAAGACAATCAATACATGAGAACAGAAGTATAAAGAAAGTAGAGGAGCTGGGGAAAGAGTTCATGGAGATGGTTGATCCGCTGAAGAAGGACCTGGAAGAAATAAAGAGGATGTGTGAGAAGTTGGAGCAAAGATCAGCTGAACTTCAGGCTGGAATCACTCTGAGAGACATGGAGGAGTTACAGAGGAGTCTGAGACGAGTTTCTGAAGATAGAAGAGAAATCATCCATTTGGCTGATCTGTGTAGCAGGGTGGTTGATGACTGTGAAAAGATGAAGGAAGAACTGAAAGACTtcaagtga